TCGTACACGGCGTTCTTCGGGTTGGCGTCGAACTGCCAGATCGGCTCGCCGGTCTCGGGCTTGAACGCGTGCAGCCACCCGTCGCCGCCCGGGAAGATCACCTGCCGGACCCCGCCGATCTCGGCGTACACCGGGTTCGACCACTGGCCGTGCATGATCTTCTTGCCCGGGTCGTTCCGCTTCCAGACGACCTTGCCGGTGTTCTTGTTGACGGCGATGAAACTTGGGGCCTGGGGGGCCGGGATGTTGATGTGCCCCTCGTCCACGCCGTTCGCGGTCGTCAGGAAAATGATGTCGCCGACCACCATCGGGCTGGACGCGGTCATGTTGTGCGGGAACACGCCGAGGTCTTTGATCATGTCCAGTTCCCAGATGATCGCGGCGTCGGTCGGACCCTTGTACTTCTTCTCGATCCCCTGTTTCCCGCCGGCCCGGCCGTTCACGTCCGCGCAGACCAGGGTGCAGCGGTTGGTCACGAAGTAGACCCGATCGCCCTCGGTCAGCGGGGTCGCACAGATGCCCTCCTTGGGCCAGTCGTTGACCTGGCCGGACGGGAGCTTGTCGAAGACGCCTTGCCACAGGAAGCTGCCGGTGCCGGCGTTGAACGCCATCAGGATGCCCATGTCGACCGGCTCCTCGTCGCCGTCGGCGTTCTTCTTCACGTCCCGCTTGTTCCGCGGGTACTCGTTGTTCGTCCCGACGAATACCTTCCCGCCCGCGACGATCGGGCCGCCGTACGCGCGGGAGCCGAGGTCGGCCCGCCATTTGATGACGACATCGCCCTCGTCCTTGAACTTGCCGTCCTCGATGCTCGGGATCTTCGAGGCTGGGAACTTGTCTCGAAAGTTGACCATGTTCCGATCGGGCGTGCCGCCGAACATGGTGTGGTCGCCGGGCTCGCCGTCCTTGGCGGCGGGGGCCGGCGCATCACCCGACTGGGTTTTGACTTTAACGACTGGTTCGTCGGCCGCGGCCGGGCGGTTGGCGACGACCGCGACAACCGCGGCGGCCGCCACGAGCGTCAGAATCGCTCCGCCGTAGAGAAGCCGGCGGGGCCGAATGTGAGTCTTCATCAGTGTCTATCCCTCGCGGGCTGGTGGATTGATGGTGTTTCTGTTCCCGGGCGAGCGGGGGACGTGAGTCCCCTGATTCTTCGGACTATGATTCTTCGGACCGCGACTAAGAATCAGGGGACTCACGTCCCCCGCTCGCCTATTTACTTCTTCTCGTTCGGAGTGATGACCACGTTGTCGTAGTAAATCGCCGACCCGGGGGCGTTGTTCTCGCCGACGTTGGAAACGTACCCGTACAGGGCGGCCGCCCCCTCGCGGTTCGGGCTGGGATCTTCGTAGCTCACGGTCCAGTCGGTCGGTTCGGCCTCGCCACGCTTCCACACCTTGGCCGAGACCACGGCCGTCTTCTCCTTCTGCACGACGGTGAACTTGACCCGGTACCAGACGCCCGATTGCCAGTCGAGTTCGGCCGCCTGGTTGACCCGCGGGCGGGCTTCCCAGGAGACGATCCGGGCTTGCCGCTTGCCCGCGGCGGAATCCGACTTGCCGTCGAGAATCAGGGTGTACCGGCAGTTCACGACGCCCATGTCGGCCAGCTTGCCGCCGACCTCGGTGCCCATGAGGTCGGCTTCGATCGTGTAGTTCGAGGCCCACGGGCTCGTGATGTACGCGTTCGCGCGGGCGAGTGGCGGCCGGCTATCGGTGTTGACCTTCGACAACACCTTGGTCGACTTGTCCCCCTCTTTCAGTTCGACGACCGTGTACTTGCCCTGGGTGTTGATCCACCCGCTCGGGACGCCGCCGAGTGGAACCTTCTCGAAGTCTTCCTTGTAAGGAATTTGCGGGATCACGCGGACGCGGCTCCGCGCCGTCAGTTTGTCGAACTTGGCGGCGACCATCCCCTGCTGCCGCGGGAGTTTCCCGATCACCACATCGGCACTTGCGCCGTTCGCTTTGATCTCGGCGTTTAACGCCGGGGGCGGGGTCGCGCCTTTGGGGGCGGTCGGCGGGAGCGGGGGTGCCGGTAGCGCCCAATCGACCGCGGCGTCCGCCGGCGCTTTGACCTCGCGGCCGTTGTTATCGAGGAACTTGACGGCGAGCTTCACGTCCGCGGCGGTCTTCGTTTCCACGTCCGCCGGGAAGACGCGAATCGCGGTGGGAGCAGCGTCGTCCTTAAAAGTCGTTTCGGGCGCGAGCAGCTTGTACTGCGCCGGCGGGCCGGCCCAGTCCTTGTTCCCGACACAGTAGAGTTGCTCCTGTGTCAAGAAATAGAGCTTACCGTTGACGGCGATCGGGGTGCCGTGGGTTTCCACGAACCCTGCCCCGGCCAGCCGACGGAAGGTGATCTCTTGAACCTTCTCGGGCTCCTTGTCCCCGTTGAGGGTCATGGCCGTCAGTTTCGCGCTCACGTCGAAAATGTACAACTTCCCGTCCACGACCAGCGGAGCGCCGCGGGAGACCGTCCCGTACTTGGCTTTCCACAGCACTTTGCCGTCTTTGGCGTTAAAGCAAACGAGTTCGGCGGCGTCGTCCGGGACGTAGAGTTTGCCGTCCGCGAGTGCCGGCGATGCGAGCCCGAACCGCTTGGCGAGCTTCTTGTTCTCCCATACAAGGGCCGGCTTCTTGGTCTTCGGGTCGACCTTGCTAGCGTCCAGGCAGATCACCCGGCCGATGTTGCCGCCCTCGGGGTTTTCTTCGCCGTGCGAGATGTAGACCAAATTCCCGTCGACGACCGGCGACGGGTTGACGACCCCGGCGCTGAAGAGGTAACTCCAGACCTGCTCGCCAGTCCGCACCTTCATGGCGTGGATTGCCCCGTCCGCACAGCCCGAGATCAACAGCCGCTGGCCGTTGATGACGGCGATCACCGGGTTCGAGTAATACGTCCCGCGGAGGTTGAACGGCGGCTTCACGGCTTCGGACGGCGACGCCCACCAAACGATCTCGCCAGTCTTCCCGTCGAACGCGGCGAAGCGGTTCCGGCCGATCGCCTGGTCGCCCCAGCTCCCGTTCACGAACCCGAGGATGACCAGCCCGCTGTCGAAGATCGGCGACGCGCTGCGACCGCCGTAGCCGGTGACGCGGCCGAATTCTTCCGTGAGCTGCCGCTTCCAAACTTCCTTGCCGTCCTTGTCGATGCAGAACAGGAAGCCGCCGGTCGTGTGGGCGAAGATGTGTTCGGCTTCCGGGTCGGCGGTCAGCGACGTCCACCCGAGCCGGCTCGACACGACGTCCGTGTGGAACACGTT
The DNA window shown above is from Fimbriiglobus ruber and carries:
- a CDS encoding PQQ-binding-like beta-propeller repeat protein, with amino-acid sequence MKTHIRPRRLLYGGAILTLVAAAAVVAVVANRPAAADEPVVKVKTQSGDAPAPAAKDGEPGDHTMFGGTPDRNMVNFRDKFPASKIPSIEDGKFKDEGDVVIKWRADLGSRAYGGPIVAGGKVFVGTNNEYPRNKRDVKKNADGDEEPVDMGILMAFNAGTGSFLWQGVFDKLPSGQVNDWPKEGICATPLTEGDRVYFVTNRCTLVCADVNGRAGGKQGIEKKYKGPTDAAIIWELDMIKDLGVFPHNMTASSPMVVGDIIFLTTANGVDEGHINIPAPQAPSFIAVNKNTGKVVWKRNDPGKKIMHGQWSNPVYAEIGGVRQVIFPGGDGWLHAFKPETGEPIWQFDANPKNAVYELGGSGTKSDFIGTPVVHDGKVYIGVGQDPEHFTGIGHFWCINPAGKTGDISPELVDKVEKGEDGKDKVTGKPNPASGMVWHYGGSDDRKFVPREFHFGRTMSTATIVDGILYISELAGYVHCLDAKTGKKFWQYDLKSSVWGSTYYVDGKIFIAAENGDVFVFKHDKNPQVIDELDNPDAKDRKDFDVKRKAKRAQIEKLYLLSKAEFDAPVRSTPVVANGVLYVMTEKNLYAIAPKGK
- a CDS encoding PQQ-like beta-propeller repeat protein → MTRWLGFALLLIAGVVSPAPAADWVHWRGPEQTGQSRETGLPDEFQVDEVGKGGLLWRQPYGGRSAPLILKGNLYTISGYDMSLPTEGERIMCFDAETGAKKWEKRFNVFHTDVVSSRLGWTSLTADPEAEHIFAHTTGGFLFCIDKDGKEVWKRQLTEEFGRVTGYGGRSASPIFDSGLVILGFVNGSWGDQAIGRNRFAAFDGKTGEIVWWASPSEAVKPPFNLRGTYYSNPVIAVINGQRLLISGCADGAIHAMKVRTGEQVWSYLFSAGVVNPSPVVDGNLVYISHGEENPEGGNIGRVICLDASKVDPKTKKPALVWENKKLAKRFGLASPALADGKLYVPDDAAELVCFNAKDGKVLWKAKYGTVSRGAPLVVDGKLYIFDVSAKLTAMTLNGDKEPEKVQEITFRRLAGAGFVETHGTPIAVNGKLYFLTQEQLYCVGNKDWAGPPAQYKLLAPETTFKDDAAPTAIRVFPADVETKTAADVKLAVKFLDNNGREVKAPADAAVDWALPAPPLPPTAPKGATPPPALNAEIKANGASADVVIGKLPRQQGMVAAKFDKLTARSRVRVIPQIPYKEDFEKVPLGGVPSGWINTQGKYTVVELKEGDKSTKVLSKVNTDSRPPLARANAYITSPWASNYTIEADLMGTEVGGKLADMGVVNCRYTLILDGKSDSAAGKRQARIVSWEARPRVNQAAELDWQSGVWYRVKFTVVQKEKTAVVSAKVWKRGEAEPTDWTVSYEDPSPNREGAAALYGYVSNVGENNAPGSAIYYDNVVITPNEKK